From a single Brassica napus cultivar Da-Ae chromosome C9, Da-Ae, whole genome shotgun sequence genomic region:
- the LOC106362673 gene encoding polyadenylate-binding protein-interacting protein 13-like, translated as MIMAVPENADLKVDSSDQNLDNNTASLAATMMPPSPDDQNPESNSSVETPNSTKGSEGALKSEISHIDVKFSKLNPMAKEYVPQPLAPTIPVFVENSLWFTNSFAMQAFSAEDNDLFDTRRMNFGQWKRRMSKKTSLAQKEEVIRRTVHVLDIDQQATEEQLAGLFQSCGQVVDCRICGDNKSILRIAFIEFTDEEGARSAVSLSGTLFGSYPIKVRLSKTAIAPVDPSLLPKSQDEREKCAKTVYCTNIDKKVTQMELEDFFKTACGEIQHVRLIGYCHHQTFIAFVEFKRVESAVSALNCSGIVLGGLPLRVSQSKTPVRLDQPDLN; from the exons ATGATCATGGCTGTCCCGGAAAATGCTGATCTGAAGGTGGACTCTTCTGATCAAAATCTAGACAACAACACTGCTTCATTAGCAGCTACGATGATGCCGCCATCTCCTGATGATCAGAACCCTGAATCCAACTCTTCTGTTGAGACACCAAACTCAACAAAGGGAAGTGAAGGGGCTCTCAAGAGTGAGATAAGTCATATAGATGTTAAGTTTTCTAAACTAAATCCGATGGCTAAGGAGTATGTTCCACAGCCCCTTGCTCCAACAATCCCTGTGTTTGTGGAGAATAGCTTATGGTTTACCAACAGTTTCGCAATGCAAGCTTTCTCTGCTGAGGACAATGACCTTTTCGATACAAGg AGAATGAACTTTGGCCAATGGAAGCGAAGGATGAGCAAGAAAACAAGCCTGGCTCAGAAGGAAGAAGTAATCAGGAGAACTGTCCATGTCTTAGACATTGATCAACAG GCTACTGAAGAGCAACTTGCTGGTCTCTTTCAATCATGTGGCCAG GTTGTTGATTGTCGTATATGCGGTGACAATAAATCTATTCTCCGTATTGCCTTCATTGAATTCACTGATGAAG AGGGAGCTAGGTCTGCTGTAAGCCTATCAGGAACTCTGTTTGGTTCTTATCCTATAAAGGTTCGTCTTTCAAAAACAGCTATTGCACCTGTGGACCCGAGTCTTCTTCCAAAG TCTCAGGATGAGCGTGAGAAATGTGCAAAGACTGTTTACTGTACTAATATCGACAAGAAG GTCACTCAGATGGAACTGGAAGATTTCTTTAAAACAGCATGTGGGGAG aTTCAGCATGTGAGGCTTATTGGATACTGTCATCACCAAACCTTTATTGCTTTTGTTGAATTTAAGCGG GTGGAAAGTGCAGTTTCTGCTCTTAATTGCAGCGGTATTGTCTTGGGCGGTCTCCCTTTACG GGTAAGCCAGTCaaaaacaccagtgaggctaGACCAACCTGATTTAAACTAA